One genomic segment of Nothobranchius furzeri strain GRZ-AD chromosome 10, NfurGRZ-RIMD1, whole genome shotgun sequence includes these proteins:
- the bicdl2 gene encoding BICD family-like cargo adapter 2, translating into MFTPMKNSLPSPSMEDSFFHLSSSSSAALSFSLPSSSSSPGGVDSGGAIETDLILAAELGQALLEKNEELAASLEHREREIEALEQQRLNLQRKLEMNQLESGQRESELSADLAALRAELEKYHHEGRDRRKDESEQMAQLANHNQRLVEQLSEAVTLEHTLRTELRSLREEMEDSSFSRNISLSQLENMQAENRVLLERMSHIEKQLKASEEDCQRVRAEREGLREKLSNLQEKLSEKQSEIEQEQGVVFELRTLNHSLQQKALNLGEENLLDRTHTQPLSLLSEIQQTQTTEALMAHSIVLQAKDEEIQRLKEELQTQQKELESQKEELKPFRSSPGKQSYSSLESELATVRQEKESLTQQLLNTIKHKVVLSQELDAWQEDMRLVICQQVQQREEEKKKEDEKEKENMAGLQRSKSLKVKGEGGRRFFASFFKDK; encoded by the exons ATGTTCACCCCAATGAAAAACAGTCTCCCCTCTCCCAGCATGGAGGACTCTTTCTTTcatctctcctcttcctcctcagcgGCCCTCTCATTTAGTCTACCCTCATCTTCATCGTCCCCTGGTGGCGTCGACAGTGGAGGAGCGATAGAGACCGATCTAATCCTGGCTGCAGAGCTTGGCCAGGCGCTACTGGAGAAGAATGAAGAGCTGGCAGCTTCTCTGGAGCACAGAGAAAGGGAGATTGAG GCTTTAGAGCAGCAGAGGCTGAACCTCCAGAGGAAGCTGGAGATGAACCAGCTGGAGTCTGGTCAGAGAGAGTCTGAGCTCTCAGCAGATCTAGCTGCTCTGAGAGCCGAGCTGGAGAAGTAccaccatgaggggcgggaccgGCGTAAGGATGAGAGCGAACAGATGGCCCAGTTGGCCAATCACAACCAgcgtctggtggagcagctgtctGAG GCTGTAACCCTGGAGCACACTTTGAGGACTGAGCTGCGTTCCCTCAGAGAAGAGATGGAGGATTCATCGTTTAGTCGAAATATCAGCCTTTCACAATTAGAAAATATGCAAGCAGAG AACAGAGTTTTGCTGGAGCGCATGTCACACATAGAAAAGCAGCTGAAAGCTTCAGAGGAAGACTGTCAGCGAGTCCGagctgagcgagagggactgagaGAGAAACTCTCTAATCTGCAGGAGAAGCTGAGTGAGAAACAGTCTGAG atcgaGCAGGAGCAAGGGGTTGTATTTGAGTTGCGCACCTTAAATCACTCTTTACAACAAAAAGCTCTGAACCTCGGAGAGGAGAACCTCctggacagaacacacacacaaccattgtCTCTGCTGAGTGAAATTCAGCAaacacag ACTACAGAGGCTCTTATGGCTCACTCCATTGTGCTGCAGGCTAAAGATGAAGAAATACAAAGATTAAAGGAGGAG CTGCAAACTCAACAGAAAGAGCTTGAGTCTCAGAAAGAGGAACTCAAACCTTTCAGAAGCAGCCCAGGAAAGCAGAGCTACAG TTCTCTGGAGAGTGAACTGGCCACAGTCCGTCAGGAAAAAGAATCCCTGACTCAGCAGCTTCTCAACACCATCAAACACAAGGTGGTGCTGTCTCAGGAACTGGACGCCTGGCAG gaggacatgcGTCTGGTGATCTGTCAACAAGTGCAACAgagagaggaggagaagaaaaaagAGGacgagaaagagaaagaaaacatgGCCGGACTCCAGAGGAGCAAGTCGTTGAAAGTGAAGGGAGAAGGCGGCAGAAGGTTCTTCGCTTCTTTTTTCAAAGATAAATGA
- the si:dkey-71l1.1 gene encoding mitochondrial import receptor subunit TOM40B, translating into MGSVLALSSSLGHQNWPFSTEPPPSRWDAHPAHWDSPPRWERRDDRLPNPGSFHSLHRSCKDVFPNQIEGVKMIVNKTLSSFFKVSHTLHLSAVSPSYYRFHVEHLQSDDCSKDKDAPALIGEMDSSGSLNAHALLHLTEHIRARTVFQTQQSQFVTWQFETEYRGSDFTAAVTVANPDILRESVILVAHFLQSVSSGLVLGGELVYHRGRAEEGGILTLAGQYSGPNWVATLNAGKGGAHASYYHRANKQIQVGVEFEASTRTQETTTSFGYQMELPEANMVFRGMINSRCIIGGVLEKRLTPLPATLIMGAFVNHRGDKLQVGLGVNVG; encoded by the exons ATGGGCAGCGTTCTGGCCTTGTCTTCCAGTCTCGGCCACCAGAACTGGCCTTTCTCCACCGAACCCCCTCCCTCTcgctgggatgcacatccagctcACTGGGACAGCCCCCCCCGCTGGGAGAGGAGAGATGACCGTTTGCCCAACCCAGGCAGCTTCCACTCTCTTCACAGGAGCTGCAAAG ACGTGTTTCCCAATCAGATTGAGGGTGTCAAAATGATTGTTAACAAAACTCTGAGCAGTTTCTTCAAG GTCAGTCATACGCTCCACCTCAGTGCTGTTAGTCCATCCTACTATCGATTCCACGTGGAGCATCTACAGTCTGATGACTGCAGCAAAGACAAG GATGCCCCAGCATTGATCGGTGAGATGGACTCTTCAGGAAGTCTGAACGCTCACGCTCTGCTACATCTCACTGAGCACATTCGAGCCAGAACAGTGTTTCAG ACCCAGCAGTCTCAGTTTGTAACATGGCAGTTTGAAACCGAGTACCGAGGCAGTGACTTCACCGCTGCTGTGACGGTGGCCAACCCAGACATCCTCAGAGAGTCAG TCATCCTTGTGGCACACTTCCTGCAGAGTGTGTCCTCGGGACTGGTTTTGGGTGGGGAACTGGTCTACCATCGAGGGCGGGCAGAGGAAGGGGGAATCCTTACCTTGGCGGGCCAATACTCAG gacCCAACTGGGTCGCGACGCTGAATGCTGGCAAAGGAGGCGCCCATGCCAGCTACTACCACAGAGCCAATAAACAG ATCCAGGTCGGGGTGGAGTTTGAAGCCAGCACCAGAACACAGGAAACAACAACCTCGTTTGGTTACCAGATGGAGCTCCCAGAGGCCAACATGGTGTTTCGAG GGATGATCAACAGCCGCTGTATAATAGGAGGTGTGTTGGAGAAGCGTTTGACGCCGCTCCCAGCCACCCTGATCATGGGTGCCTTTGTAAATCACAGAGGTGACAAGCTGCAAGTTGGCCTCGGTGTCAATGTTGGATAA